In Thunnus thynnus chromosome 13, fThuThy2.1, whole genome shotgun sequence, the following proteins share a genomic window:
- the spns3 gene encoding protein spinster homolog 3 isoform X1: MEPKGSVTSPQDRPMPERSLSTSPGLRYGSLVNSVSSLAPTEADKAAISPTRAYIAVAVLCYINLLNYMERYTIAGVLTIIQEFFHISDSIAGLLQTVFICSFLLLAPFFGYLGDRYNRIYIMSGGLSMWLVTAAGSSFVTKSYFWLLVLLRSLVGVGEASYSTIAPTIIGDLFTGPKRLLMISAFYICIPVGSGLGYIVGSSVTSLTGDWHWALRVTPILGLVGLILLVLLCPNPPRGAAETHGVGVTGKSSYREDVKYLLKNKSYVWSSMGVTAMAFLTGALAFWVPTFLSRAQVSQETQQSSTEKLFNRSNSLIFGGVTVASGILGVCLGTGLSRWFRNKVPYADPLICAVGMLGSTPCLFVVIFVASSSIPVTYVFVFLAELLLSLNWSLLADMLLYVVVPTRRSTAEALQITVCHLLGDAGSPYLIGAVSDAIRNSKPETREWNFLSLKYSFLICPFIGVLGGVFFLMTALYITEDRRAAERLVEEDSPPQPGPAFEPAVELSNEKKE; encoded by the exons ATGGAGCCAAAGGGATCAGTCACGTCCCCTCAGGACAGGCCGATGCCTGAACGGAGTCTGAGCACCAGCCCTGGTCTACGCTATGGCTCTCTTGTGAACAGCGTTTCATCACTTGCACCAACAGAAGCGGACAAAGCAGCCATATCACCTACACGTGCCTACATAGCTGTAGCTGTGCTTTGCTACATCAACTTGCTCAACTACATGGAGCGGTACACAATAGCAG GTGTCCTTACCATCATTCAGGAATTCTTTCACATAAGTGACAGTATAGCTGGACTGCTACAGACAG TTTTCATCTGCAGTTTCTTACTTCTGGCACCTTTCTTCGGTTACCTCGGGGACCGCTACAACAGGATATATATCATGTCGGGTGGTTTGAGCATGTGGCTTGTGACCGCAGCTGGAAGCTCTTTTGTCACTAAGTCG TACTTCTGGCTTCTGGTGCTGTTGAGATCTCTGGTCGGGGTAGGAGAGGCCAGCTACTCCACCATTGCTCCCACCATCATTGGTGACCTCTTTACTGGGCCTAAACGGCTCCTCATGATCTCTGCCTTCTACATCTGTATCCCTGTTGGAAG tggtcTTGGATACATAGTGGGGTCATCAGTTACGAGTCTCACAGGGGACTGGCACTGGGCTCTCAGG GTCACTCCCATCTTGGGTCTAGTGGGACTTATCTTGCTGGTGCTCTTATGCCCAAACCCACCCAGAGGTGCTGCAGAAACCCATGGAGTAGGAGTTACAGGAAAGAGCTCCTACCGGGAGGATGTCAAGTATCTTTTGAAAAA TAAAAGCTATGTGTGGTCATCAATGGGAGTGACGGCTATGGCCTTCCTCACCGGAGCTCTGGCTTTCTGGGTGCCCACTTTTTTGTCCAGAGCTCAGGTCTCTCAGGAAACCCAACAGTCGTCTACCGAAAAGCTCTTCAACCGCTCAAACAG TCTTATCTTCGGTGGTGTGACGGTGGCATCGGGCATTCTGGGAGTGTGTCTCGGCACTGGTTTATCCAGATGGTTCAGGAACAAAGTGCCTTATGCTGACCCACTCATCTGCGCTGTGGGCATGCTGGGATCGACCCCCTGCCTCTTTGTTGTCATCTTTGTGGCATCATCAAGCATTCCAGTTACTTAC GTCTTCGTTTTCTTGGCTGAGCTGCTGTTATCACTGAACTGGTCCCTCCTGGCTGATATGCTGCTG TATGTTGTTGTACCGACCAGAAGGTCGACAGCTGAGGCTCTCCAGATCACAGTCTGTCATCTTCTGGGTGACGCTGGGAGTCCTTATCTAATAGGAGCG GTCTCTGATGCTATACGCAATTCTAAACCTGAAACCCGTGAGTGGAATTTCCTCAGTCTGAAGTACAGCTTCCTGATCTGCCCATTTATTGGGGTTCTGGGTGGAGTGTTTTTCCTCATGACTGCCTTGTACATTACTGAAGACAGGAGGGCAGCTGAGCGATTGGTTGAAG aaGATTCTCCACCACAGCCAGGTCCTGCATTTGAGCCCGCTGTGGAACTGAGCAACGAGAAAAAAGAGTAA
- the spns3 gene encoding protein spinster homolog 3 isoform X2, with translation MEPKGSVTSPQDRPMPERSLSTSPGLRYGSLVNSVSSLAPTEADKAAISPTRAYIAVAVLCYINLLNYMERYTIAGVLTIIQEFFHISDSIAGLLQTVFICSFLLLAPFFGYLGDRYNRIYIMSGGLSMWLVTAAGSSFVTKSYFWLLVLLRSLVGVGEASYSTIAPTIIGDLFTGPKRLLMISAFYICIPVGSGLGYIVGSSVTSLTGDWHWALRVTPILGLVGLILLVLLCPNPPRGAAETHGVGVTGKSSYREDVKYLLKNKSYVWSSMGVTAMAFLTGALAFWVPTFLSRAQVSQETQQSSTEKLFNRSNSLIFGGVTVASGILGVCLGTGLSRWFRNKVPYADPLICAVGMLGSTPCLFVVIFVASSSIPVTYVFVFLAELLLSLNWSLLADMLLYVVVPTRRSTAEALQITVCHLLGDAGSPYLIGAVSDAIRNSKPETREWNFLSLKYSFLICPFIGVLGGVFFLMTALYITEDRRAAERLVEDSPPQPGPAFEPAVELSNEKKE, from the exons ATGGAGCCAAAGGGATCAGTCACGTCCCCTCAGGACAGGCCGATGCCTGAACGGAGTCTGAGCACCAGCCCTGGTCTACGCTATGGCTCTCTTGTGAACAGCGTTTCATCACTTGCACCAACAGAAGCGGACAAAGCAGCCATATCACCTACACGTGCCTACATAGCTGTAGCTGTGCTTTGCTACATCAACTTGCTCAACTACATGGAGCGGTACACAATAGCAG GTGTCCTTACCATCATTCAGGAATTCTTTCACATAAGTGACAGTATAGCTGGACTGCTACAGACAG TTTTCATCTGCAGTTTCTTACTTCTGGCACCTTTCTTCGGTTACCTCGGGGACCGCTACAACAGGATATATATCATGTCGGGTGGTTTGAGCATGTGGCTTGTGACCGCAGCTGGAAGCTCTTTTGTCACTAAGTCG TACTTCTGGCTTCTGGTGCTGTTGAGATCTCTGGTCGGGGTAGGAGAGGCCAGCTACTCCACCATTGCTCCCACCATCATTGGTGACCTCTTTACTGGGCCTAAACGGCTCCTCATGATCTCTGCCTTCTACATCTGTATCCCTGTTGGAAG tggtcTTGGATACATAGTGGGGTCATCAGTTACGAGTCTCACAGGGGACTGGCACTGGGCTCTCAGG GTCACTCCCATCTTGGGTCTAGTGGGACTTATCTTGCTGGTGCTCTTATGCCCAAACCCACCCAGAGGTGCTGCAGAAACCCATGGAGTAGGAGTTACAGGAAAGAGCTCCTACCGGGAGGATGTCAAGTATCTTTTGAAAAA TAAAAGCTATGTGTGGTCATCAATGGGAGTGACGGCTATGGCCTTCCTCACCGGAGCTCTGGCTTTCTGGGTGCCCACTTTTTTGTCCAGAGCTCAGGTCTCTCAGGAAACCCAACAGTCGTCTACCGAAAAGCTCTTCAACCGCTCAAACAG TCTTATCTTCGGTGGTGTGACGGTGGCATCGGGCATTCTGGGAGTGTGTCTCGGCACTGGTTTATCCAGATGGTTCAGGAACAAAGTGCCTTATGCTGACCCACTCATCTGCGCTGTGGGCATGCTGGGATCGACCCCCTGCCTCTTTGTTGTCATCTTTGTGGCATCATCAAGCATTCCAGTTACTTAC GTCTTCGTTTTCTTGGCTGAGCTGCTGTTATCACTGAACTGGTCCCTCCTGGCTGATATGCTGCTG TATGTTGTTGTACCGACCAGAAGGTCGACAGCTGAGGCTCTCCAGATCACAGTCTGTCATCTTCTGGGTGACGCTGGGAGTCCTTATCTAATAGGAGCG GTCTCTGATGCTATACGCAATTCTAAACCTGAAACCCGTGAGTGGAATTTCCTCAGTCTGAAGTACAGCTTCCTGATCTGCCCATTTATTGGGGTTCTGGGTGGAGTGTTTTTCCTCATGACTGCCTTGTACATTACTGAAGACAGGAGGGCAGCTGAGCGATTGGTTGAAG ATTCTCCACCACAGCCAGGTCCTGCATTTGAGCCCGCTGTGGAACTGAGCAACGAGAAAAAAGAGTAA